A portion of the Kribbella jejuensis genome contains these proteins:
- the thrC gene encoding threonine synthase — MVHQWRGVIEEYRDRLPVSADTPVVTLGEGGTPLVAAQWLSEQTGCEVWLKVEGNNPTGSFKDRGMTVAISLAAQAGDKAVVCASTGNTSASAAAYAVRAGMLPLVVIPAGRIAKGKLAQAVVHGAKLVQIDGGFDDCLRIVRELGKNYPVALVNSVNPVRLEGQKTASFEICDALGDAPDLHVLPVGNAGNIAAYWKGYQEYAKDKLATRKPKMWGFQAEGAAPIVRGAIVEKPETAATAIRVGNPASWMLAEAARDESGGRIDLVTDEQILTAQRELAAREGVFVEPASAAGVAGLLQAKSKGELPGGSTVVVTVTGHGLKDIDTALGHVSFEEPPVTPADTDAVARIAGLA, encoded by the coding sequence ATGGTTCACCAGTGGCGTGGCGTGATCGAGGAGTACAGAGACCGGCTTCCCGTTTCGGCGGACACGCCGGTGGTCACGCTCGGCGAGGGCGGGACGCCGCTGGTGGCCGCGCAGTGGCTGAGCGAGCAGACCGGCTGCGAGGTGTGGCTGAAGGTCGAGGGCAACAACCCGACCGGCTCGTTCAAGGACCGCGGGATGACCGTCGCGATCTCGCTCGCCGCGCAGGCCGGCGACAAGGCGGTCGTGTGTGCGTCGACCGGTAACACCTCGGCGTCCGCCGCCGCCTACGCCGTCCGCGCGGGGATGCTGCCGCTGGTGGTGATCCCGGCCGGGCGGATCGCGAAGGGCAAGCTCGCGCAGGCGGTCGTGCACGGCGCGAAGCTGGTGCAGATCGACGGCGGGTTCGACGACTGTCTGCGGATCGTGCGCGAGCTCGGCAAGAACTACCCGGTCGCGCTGGTGAACTCGGTGAACCCGGTGCGGCTCGAGGGGCAGAAGACCGCGTCGTTCGAGATCTGTGACGCGCTCGGTGACGCGCCGGACCTGCACGTGTTGCCGGTCGGGAACGCCGGGAACATCGCGGCGTACTGGAAGGGATACCAGGAGTACGCCAAGGACAAGCTCGCGACCCGGAAGCCGAAGATGTGGGGCTTCCAGGCCGAGGGTGCGGCGCCGATCGTGCGGGGCGCGATCGTCGAGAAGCCGGAGACCGCGGCGACCGCGATCCGGGTCGGGAACCCGGCGTCCTGGATGCTGGCCGAGGCCGCGCGGGACGAGTCCGGCGGCCGGATCGACCTGGTCACCGACGAGCAGATCCTCACCGCTCAGCGTGAGCTCGCCGCCCGCGAGGGTGTCTTCGTCGAGCCCGCTTCGGCGGCCGGCGTCGCCGGTCTGCTGCAGGCGAAGTCCAAGGGCGAACTTCCCGGCGGCTCCACGGTCGTCGTCACCGTCACCGGCCACGGCTTGAAGGACATCGACACGGCCCTCGGCCACGTGAGCTTCGAGGAACCCCCGGTAACCCCGGCAGACACCGACGCCGTCGCTCGTATCGCTGGTCTGGCCTGA
- a CDS encoding homoserine dehydrogenase, whose protein sequence is MNDEKPLKVGLLGCGVVGTEVVRILTEQADHLAARVGARLEIAGIAVRRAGRERDIAVDPSLITTDAQALVSRGDLDLVIEVIGGLEPARGLILTALEHGASVVTANKALLAEDGPTLFAAAEKYQRDLYFEAAVAGAIPILRPLRESLAGDDVVRVMGIVNGTTNYILDKMDSTGAGFDEALEEAQALGYAEADPTADIEGFDAAAKAALLASLAFHTRVSIADVHREGITEVTATDIASAREMGCVVKSLAICELDERTDSVSARVYPAMIPLTHPLASVRDAYNAVFVESKAAGRLMFYGRGAGGAPTASAVLGDLVSAARNRLKGVPGVGESSYTQRAVRPMGAAMTRYHVSLDVADKAGVLAAVAQAFSEHDVSIQTVRQEGRGSDAQLVVVTHTATDAALSATVESLRDMDIVREVSSVMRVEGE, encoded by the coding sequence ATGAACGACGAAAAACCTCTCAAGGTAGGCCTGCTCGGTTGTGGCGTGGTCGGCACCGAGGTGGTGCGGATCCTGACCGAGCAGGCGGACCATTTGGCGGCCCGTGTCGGCGCCCGCCTGGAGATCGCGGGCATCGCCGTCCGGCGGGCCGGACGCGAGCGCGACATCGCGGTCGACCCGAGCCTGATCACGACCGACGCGCAGGCGCTGGTGTCGCGCGGCGACCTGGACCTGGTGATCGAGGTGATCGGCGGCCTCGAACCCGCCCGCGGCCTGATCCTGACCGCGCTCGAGCACGGCGCCTCGGTCGTCACCGCGAACAAGGCCCTGCTCGCCGAGGACGGCCCGACGCTCTTCGCGGCCGCCGAGAAGTACCAGCGCGACCTGTACTTCGAGGCCGCGGTGGCCGGGGCGATCCCGATCCTGCGGCCGCTGCGCGAGTCGCTGGCCGGTGACGACGTGGTCCGGGTGATGGGCATCGTCAACGGCACCACGAACTACATCCTCGACAAGATGGACAGCACCGGCGCCGGCTTCGACGAGGCGCTCGAGGAGGCCCAGGCCCTCGGGTACGCCGAGGCCGACCCGACCGCCGACATCGAGGGCTTCGACGCTGCCGCCAAGGCCGCGCTGCTCGCCAGCCTGGCGTTCCACACCCGGGTGTCGATCGCCGACGTGCACCGCGAGGGCATCACCGAGGTGACCGCGACCGACATCGCCTCCGCCCGGGAGATGGGCTGCGTGGTGAAGTCGCTGGCGATCTGCGAGCTGGACGAACGGACCGACTCGGTGAGCGCCCGGGTGTACCCGGCGATGATCCCGCTGACCCATCCGCTGGCCAGTGTCCGGGACGCGTACAACGCCGTTTTCGTGGAAAGCAAGGCGGCCGGGCGGCTGATGTTCTATGGTCGTGGTGCCGGCGGCGCCCCGACGGCCAGTGCAGTCCTCGGGGATCTGGTGTCCGCCGCGCGCAACCGGCTCAAGGGTGTGCCGGGGGTCGGCGAGTCGTCGTACACCCAGCGGGCCGTGCGGCCGATGGGTGCGGCGATGACCCGTTACCACGTGTCGCTGGACGTGGCCGACAAGGCCGGTGTACTGGCGGCGGTGGCCCAGGCCTTCTCCGAGCACGACGTGTCGATCCAGACCGTCCGCCAGGAGGGCCGGGGCAGCGACGCGCAACTGGTGGTGGTCACCCACACCGCGACCGACGCCGCGTTGTCCGCGACCGTGGAGTCCTTGCGGGACATGGACATCGTCCGTGAAGTCAGCAGTGTGATGCGGGTAGAAGGCGAGTAA